Within Fusobacterium periodonticum ATCC 33693, the genomic segment ATTTAAAGTCAATGTCAAGAAAACAATGCTAGTGAGTATAGTTATAAGTTTTATTATTGCAGTATTTTTTCAAAAAGAAAGTGTAACTTCACTTATAAATTATTGTGTCTATGGTTTTCATCATTCTAATGAAAAATTAAATTTAATGATGAAAGGTGGAGGAATTCTATCGATGGTAAAGGTGGGACTGATAGTTGCAATTTCTTCTTCATATTCTGGAATTTTTAAAGAAACAAAAATGTTAATCTTTATTAAGAAGTATTTAAAAAAATTTTCTAAAAAAACTTCAAATTATCTTACTATATTTTTGAGTTCTATTATTTCAGGTGCCATTGCTTGTAATCAAAGTTTGGGTATAATTTTAAGCTATGAACTATGTGAAGAACTTGAGAATAAGCAAAATATGGCTATAATTTTAGAGAATACCATAGTATTATTAGCAGCACTTATCCCATGGAATACTGCCATGGTAGTTCCATTAAAAGCAATAGATATAGGACTTATGTCAGGACTTTTTGCTTTTTACTTATATTTTTTACCACTATGGAATTTGTTTTTAGGAGTTATTAAAGAGACAAGAAAAATTATCAGATAAAAATTGACTATTTCATTAGGAATTAATATAATTGTACTGTTAGTGTAAAAAATAAAAAGTTAATATAAATAAAATTTGTGGAGGTTAAAATGAGTATAAGTTTTTATGTAATGAATAAGAAAAAATTTTTAGGTTATGAACCAGTTTTAAATGTTGAAAGTGCACTATCATTATTGGATAAGGAGCTTAATACTTATGGTACAGATGGTATAGATATTAATGATTTATTACTTTCACCTCTTTCTAAATATCCATGTCTTTTAGTAGGTGCTGAAGAGGAAAGTGCAAGAGGATTTGAACTATCTTATGATAACAAAAATAAAGTTTATGGTGTAAGAATTTTTACTCCTTCTTCAAGAGAAGATTGGCTTTTAGCTTTAGAATATATAAAAGCATTGGCTAAAAAAATGGGAACAGAAATTGTAAATGAAAGAGGAGAAACATATACAGTAAACAATATAGAGAAGTTTGATTATGAACCAGATATACTTTATGGAATAAAAGTAATTACAGAAAATATAAAAAGTGGGGAATCAAGTAATTATATTATTTTTGGTACAACTAGACCTGTCTCTTTTGATGAAAAGATGATAGATGAAATAAATAATTCAGCTAGCCCTATTGATACTTTCTCAAATATAGTCAGAGATATCCAAAATTTAGATGCTTATTCAGCAAATCAACGTTTCTATAAAAATAGTGAAAATGGAAGAATTATAGGAGCTTATAGTATTACAGAAAGCGTTAGAACAATTATTCCATATAAACCTAGTGTTGAATTTCATAATTCAGATATAGTTAAGAATGATGATATAGCTTTTTGGAATATGGGTTTTGTTGTTATTAATGGAGATGAAAATGACCCAAATAGTTATCAAGGTGTTGGTCAATTAGATTATGATGATTTTATAAAAAAACTACCAAAAGAAAAATATAAATTTATAGATGCTTCATATATTATGGTTGAGCCATTAACTAAAGAAGAAATTTCAAACTTATTGAAATAGTTAAAAGTAAATAGGAATGATAGATATAAGGATTTTAAAATGATAAGGAAAATTTATATGTTAAACGACTTTTTAAAAGAGAAGTTTAATGAAAAAATATATAAAGTTTCTCTTGATGGAGGCTTTACTTGTCCAAATAGAGATGGGAAAGTTTCCAGAGGAGGTTGTATATTTTGTAGTGAAAATGGTAGTGGAGACTTCACTGCTACAAAATTAAAGTCAATTCATGCTCAAATTGAAGAACAGATAGACTTGGTTTCAAAAAAATATAAGGGAGATAAATACATAGCATA encodes:
- a CDS encoding DUF4299 family protein, whose translation is MSISFYVMNKKKFLGYEPVLNVESALSLLDKELNTYGTDGIDINDLLLSPLSKYPCLLVGAEEESARGFELSYDNKNKVYGVRIFTPSSREDWLLALEYIKALAKKMGTEIVNERGETYTVNNIEKFDYEPDILYGIKVITENIKSGESSNYIIFGTTRPVSFDEKMIDEINNSASPIDTFSNIVRDIQNLDAYSANQRFYKNSENGRIIGAYSITESVRTIIPYKPSVEFHNSDIVKNDDIAFWNMGFVVINGDENDPNSYQGVGQLDYDDFIKKLPKEKYKFIDASYIMVEPLTKEEISNLLK